In Deferribacter desulfuricans SSM1, the following are encoded in one genomic region:
- the hypB gene encoding hydrogenase nickel incorporation protein HypB, which produces MKNIKVETKILTKNEQKAKYLRMLFRENNVLVLNFLSSPGSGKTSLLENILPILKEKYNVGVIEGDLATEHDAERIRQVGVTCYQINTHGACHLESNGIEKALSAFSLDELDILIIENVGNLVCPASFDLGEDYKIVLISTTEGEDKPIKYPTVIRASSAMIINKTDLLQVLDFDVEKCKDYAKGINPDIEIFETSCKTKAGINDVVNWIEEKYHAKTGLCRS; this is translated from the coding sequence GTGAAAAACATAAAAGTTGAAACTAAGATTTTAACAAAAAACGAGCAAAAAGCAAAATATCTACGTATGCTGTTTAGAGAAAATAATGTATTAGTGTTAAACTTTCTATCTTCACCTGGTAGCGGAAAAACTTCACTACTAGAAAATATACTCCCCATTTTAAAAGAAAAATACAATGTTGGGGTAATAGAAGGGGATCTTGCTACAGAACACGACGCTGAAAGAATAAGACAAGTCGGAGTAACATGTTATCAGATAAACACCCATGGCGCATGTCATCTAGAATCAAACGGTATCGAAAAAGCTTTATCCGCCTTTTCATTGGATGAGCTTGATATATTGATAATTGAAAATGTGGGGAATTTAGTTTGTCCAGCTTCCTTTGATTTGGGAGAAGATTATAAAATAGTACTCATTAGCACCACAGAAGGGGAAGACAAGCCGATAAAATATCCAACTGTAATCAGAGCAAGTAGTGCAATGATTATAAATAAAACCGATCTTTTACAAGTGTTAGATTTTGATGTTGAAAAATGCAAAGACTATGCTAAAGGGATAAACCCAGATATAGAAATCTTTGAAACCTCATGCAAAACTAAAGCAGGTATAAATGATGTAGTTAACTGGATAGAAGAAAAGTATCATGCAAAAACAGGTCTATGTAGGTCTTGA